A region of the Nocardia nova SH22a genome:
GTGCGCGAGCAGATCGTCGAACTGGTCGCGGACGAACGCATGGTGTACAAGGTGGTGGCAGGGCTGCCGGTCCGCAGCCACATCGGAACCGTCGAGTTTCGCGACGCCCCGGGCGGCACCGCTGTCAGCTACACGATGACATCGCTGCCCAAGCTCCCGGTCCCGCGTCGCCTCCTGGTCGCCATTCTCGATCGCATGACGAAAACGATGGTCACCGGCGCACGCCGCGAAGCACTGGCCCGCGCCGGACGCTGATTCGAATACCCCCACGACGCTCCGGGGCCGGAGCATCCAGGACCCGGGGCGCTTTACTCCGTACACACATGTAGGTACGCTTCCGTAAGATGACGGCCGTGGCGCGGAGTCCGGCGGCGTCTTCAGTCGCGCTTCACCGTTCGCCGACGAGAGGAAACCCATGACCACCCCGTCCACACCTCGGCCCAGGCCGACCAGGTTCGTCGATGTCGACTGGGGCCGCCTCGCCTACACCGAACACGGTGACGGCAAGGACGTGGTGGTGCTACTGCATCAGTTCCTCGTCGACAAGCGCGCCCAGTGGCCGATCGCGGAATACCTTGCTGCACAGTCATATCGGGTAATCTGCGTGGATCTGCCCGGACACGGGGAGTCGGATGCCCCACGCCGCGACGACGCGTACGGGCTGCCTCGTTCCAGTGCCGCCGTGCTCGGATTGCTCGACGCGCTCGACGTGGAATCGGCATTTCTCGGCGGTGCCTCGTTCGGATCGCTGCACGCGCTGTGCATCGCGCTCACAGCTCCGGAACGGCTGCGTGGGCTCTGGCTCGAAATGCCGATCCTCGACCGCGGAATCCGCAACTCCTGCTACTGGGGCGGCGTCGTCCTGTCGGGATATTCGGCGTTCTCGCCGCTGCTGCGGCTGCTCGCACCGCTCGCACGCCGCGGCGCACGCCGTCCGGACAATCTCGGCATCGCGCTCGGCCTGCTCGCTCGCGATCCGGATGCCACCCGGCACATGATGGTGGGCACACTGGGGCACGGACTGAAACCGTGGATCGCTGATTGGCGATCACTGACGGTGCCGACGCTCGTGATGGGCCACCCGTTCGACCCGGTACACGTCCTGGCCGACGCCGAACAACTGGCCGCGGAGCTACCGCGGTCGCAATATCTGCGCTCCTCGTCGATTGCCGAGCTGCGCAGTCATCCGGAACGGTCGATGCCGGACGTCGCGCGTTTCGTCGCCGCCTGCTTCGACGCCAGCGACGTCGACCTGGTTTCGTGATGAACAGCGCCGCAAACGAATTCGCCGTGGTGATCGTCGGCTGCGGTCCCGTCGGCAAGCTGCTCGCCCTGCGAATCGCGGAGTCGGGCCATCACATCGCCATTGTCGACCGCAAGGTCGGCACGTACCCGTTGCCCCGGGCAGTGACCCACGATGCCGAGATCGCCCGGATTCTGCAGTCGGTCTCGCTGGCACCCGACACCGTGCCCGATATCGCGCAGCCGTACGACGGAATATATCGCTGGGAGAACGCCGATCGCGAGATACTGCTGGAGGTCGATTGGACCGGGCGTGGCGAATCCGGTTGGTACAACACTTATTTCTTCAACCAACCGGCCGTCGAGGAACGCCTGCTCGCGAAGCTGCGGTCCCTGCCCAATGTCAGGATCCTGGTCGGCTGGGAATACGAGAGTCATGTCGAGATCGACGGCGGAGTGGCAGTTCGGTTGTCCGGCGGGGCGTCCGCGATCCGCCTCACCGCTCGCTATCTGGTCGGCGCCGACGGAGCGTCGAGCAGGGTGCGCGCGGCGATCGGAGCACAGTGGCACGACCACCGGTACTTCTCGGATTGGCTGGTCGTCGATGTGATTCCGGGCGCCGATACCCGGATACCCGATATCGCGGCGCAGCGATGCGACCCGACTCGCCCGTTCACCATGGTCCCCGGCGGACCCGGTCGGCGGCGCTGGGAGTTCATGAAAATGCCCACCGAGCGCGTCGAGGACATCGACCACCCCGGCTTCGCCTGGAAACTTCTCGCGGATTATGGTGTCACACAAAATAATTCAGTTCTCGAACGGCACTCTACCTACCGATTCCAGGCAGCCTGGGCGGGCCGATGGCGCCAAGGACGCACATTCCTGGCCGGAGACGCCGCCCACCTGATGCCGCCGTTCGCGGGGCAGGGGCTGTGCACCGGACTACGCGATGCGATGAACCTGTCTTGGAAGTTGCGGGCAGTGCTGTCCGGCGCCGCCGACGACGCACTCCTCGAGACGTACGGCACCGAACGGAGCGAACATGCCGCCGCGACAGTCGAATTCTCGGTCCAGCTGGGAAAACTGGTCTGCGTCACCGATCGCGGCGCCGCCGCGCAGCGCGATGCGCGGATGCTCGCGCAACGAACCGCAGATCCACGGCCGGTCCTTCCGCCACGCCCGCGCCTGGGCCCCGGCCTGCATCGCGGCGAGCACGGCGGAACACTGTCCGTGC
Encoded here:
- a CDS encoding SRPBCC family protein translates to MIEAPRHVVFDVFTDREHSGEYLPLRTRLVRPGTDSRQGVGAVHFLGFGRVGVREQIVELVADERMVYKVVAGLPVRSHIGTVEFRDAPGGTAVSYTMTSLPKLPVPRRLLVAILDRMTKTMVTGARREALARAGR
- a CDS encoding alpha/beta fold hydrolase encodes the protein MTTPSTPRPRPTRFVDVDWGRLAYTEHGDGKDVVVLLHQFLVDKRAQWPIAEYLAAQSYRVICVDLPGHGESDAPRRDDAYGLPRSSAAVLGLLDALDVESAFLGGASFGSLHALCIALTAPERLRGLWLEMPILDRGIRNSCYWGGVVLSGYSAFSPLLRLLAPLARRGARRPDNLGIALGLLARDPDATRHMMVGTLGHGLKPWIADWRSLTVPTLVMGHPFDPVHVLADAEQLAAELPRSQYLRSSSIAELRSHPERSMPDVARFVAACFDASDVDLVS
- a CDS encoding bifunctional 3-(3-hydroxy-phenyl)propionate/3-hydroxycinnamic acid hydroxylase: MNSAANEFAVVIVGCGPVGKLLALRIAESGHHIAIVDRKVGTYPLPRAVTHDAEIARILQSVSLAPDTVPDIAQPYDGIYRWENADREILLEVDWTGRGESGWYNTYFFNQPAVEERLLAKLRSLPNVRILVGWEYESHVEIDGGVAVRLSGGASAIRLTARYLVGADGASSRVRAAIGAQWHDHRYFSDWLVVDVIPGADTRIPDIAAQRCDPTRPFTMVPGGPGRRRWEFMKMPTERVEDIDHPGFAWKLLADYGVTQNNSVLERHSTYRFQAAWAGRWRQGRTFLAGDAAHLMPPFAGQGLCTGLRDAMNLSWKLRAVLSGAADDALLETYGTERSEHAAATVEFSVQLGKLVCVTDRGAAAQRDARMLAQRTADPRPVLPPRPRLGPGLHRGEHGGTLSVQGRVSTADRLQRRLDDVLGGAGTLLVRDANLLSELGTQELRFLSTAGIRPCVLEEIPALSTGRHIAVSDREGVYSRWLSDMESDAVLIRPDFYIYGTARTATDVANMVHAFRADMHRTPTARS